A region of Arabidopsis thaliana chromosome 5, partial sequence DNA encodes the following proteins:
- the SC35 gene encoding serine/arginine-rich splicing factor-like protein, putative (ortholog of human splicing factor SC35 (SC35); FUNCTIONS IN: RNA binding, nucleotide binding, nucleic acid binding; INVOLVED IN: nuclear mRNA splicing, via spliceosome, RNA splicing; LOCATED IN: cytosol, nuclear speck, membrane; EXPRESSED IN: 24 plant structures; EXPRESSED DURING: 13 growth stages; CONTAINS InterPro DOMAIN/s: RNA recognition motif, RNP-1 (InterPro:IPR000504), Nucleotide-binding, alpha-beta plait (InterPro:IPR012677); BEST Arabidopsis thaliana protein match is: SC35-like splicing factor 30A (TAIR:AT3G13570.1); Has 1404 Blast hits to 650 proteins in 168 species: Archae - 0; Bacteria - 0; Metazoa - 539; Fungi - 520; Plants - 290; Viruses - 0; Other Eukaryotes - 55 (source: NCBI BLink).), translating to MSHFGRSGPPDISDTYSLLVLNITFRTTADDLYPLFAKYGKVVDVFIPRDRRTGDSRGFAFVRYKYKDEAHKAVERLDGRVVDGREITVQFAKYGPNAEKISKGRVVEPPPKSRRSRSRSPRRSRSPRRSRSPPRRRSPRRSRSPRRRSRDDYREKDYRKRSRSRSYDRRERHEEKDRDHRRRTRSRSASPDEKRRVRGRYDNESRSHSRSLSASPARRSPRSSSPQKTSPAREVSPDKRSNERSPSPRRSLSPRSPALQKASPSKEMSPERRSNERSPSPGSPAPLRKVDAASRSQSPYAAE from the exons ATGTCGCACTTCGGAAGGTCAGGTCCACCGGATATCAGCGACACCTACTCACTTCTCGTCCTTAACATCACCTTCC GTACGACTGCTGATGATCTCTATCCTCTATTCGCAAAGTATGGAAAGGTCGTTGATGTGTTTATTCCCAGAGATCGAAG GACTGGTGATTCGCGTGGTTTTGCGTTTGTTCGGTATAAGTATAAAGACGAAGCTCACAAAGCAGTGGAAAGGCTTGATG gAAGAGTTGTTGATGGCAGAGAAATAACTGTTCAGTTTGCGAAATATGGGCCAAATGCTGAAAAAAT TTCCAAAGGAAGAGTTGTGGAACCACCGCCGAAGTCACGAAGATCTAGAAGCCGTAGTCCTAGGCGGAGTCGTAGTCCTAGGAGGAGCCGTAGCCCGCCTAGACGTCGTAGTCCCAGAAGAAGCCGCAGTCCTCGTAGGAG GTCCCGAGATGACTATAGGGAAAAAGACTACCGGAAGCGGAGCAGGAGCAGAAGCTATGACAGGCGTGAAAGGCATGAGGAGAAGGATAGAGATCATCGTCGTCGCACTAGGTCTCGTAGTGCCAGCCCAGATGAAAAACGCAGAGTCAGAGGCCGTTATGATAATGAGAGCCGCAGTCACAGTCGTTCCTTGAG TGCATCTCCTGCTCGCCGCAGCCCTAGAAGTTCCTCCCCACAGAAAACCTCTCCTGCTAGAGAAGTTTCTCCTGATAAGCGTAGCAATGAGAGGTCTCCATCTCCTCGTCGCAGCCTCAGCCCAAGAAGCCCTGCTTTGCAAAAGGCCTCTCCTTCTAAGGAGATGTCTCCTGAAAGGCGTAGCAATGAGAGGTCCCCATCTCCTGGTAGCCCTGCTCCTCTGCGCAAAGTTGATGCTGCTTCTCGAAGTCAATCTCCTTATGCTGCG GAATGA
- a CDS encoding neuronal PAS domain protein (unknown protein; BEST Arabidopsis thaliana protein match is: unknown protein (TAIR:AT2G40390.1); Has 1807 Blast hits to 1807 proteins in 277 species: Archae - 0; Bacteria - 0; Metazoa - 736; Fungi - 347; Plants - 385; Viruses - 0; Other Eukaryotes - 339 (source: NCBI BLink).) → MSEKFPDVFTWIQNIPQITKWRTTSLPFCICPSTSDFPNSTLNLTAQKSPSPKVVTFSIIVQSNNHSPLYLWTTKQELSINPNSPNPFDELTIISLLFNFVETILTYTSNSSNYSTIKIPNSDSSKIGGLKDIVNTVILTLSFVVCVYEAPLYLRENCLNTLKNHLITCHTRRATISLMKLLGSNLEEQWMRTVNLAFTNWIIEQRRSQSTKITTTPLFSYAVSAYGLWKVQLYCPVEAMEVERSSNPTADSRLLFSLKFNQLEGVMQFNHKVVVRDNWIDVIVKIDNIRYDVIKLVNEKLMSRRGAGEHEKHFPSRISLQLTPTLQTDFISVSVSKSSNNPGREFEVERSIEGSFDPPNSLGLRVAGREASTMTMTPWKLEQSVLGYTANLNWILYDSSVGGREVFSTKPSRFSIMSPRSWFKDRYARAYRSFTRRGGVIFAGDEYGESVVWKIGKGALGGTMEWEIKGFIWLTYWPNKYKTFYHETRRLEFTQLLNLTIA, encoded by the exons atgtccGAGAAGTTCCCTGATGTATTCACTTGGATACAAAACATCCCACAGATCACCAAATGGCGCACAACTTCTCTTCCCTTTTGCATTTGCCCTTCAACTTCTGATTTTCCAAATTCAACCCTAAATCTCACAGCACAAAAGAGCCCTAGCCCTAAAGTTGTCACTTTCTCCATCATCGTCCAATCCAATAATCATTCTCCTTTGTATCTTTGGACCACTAAACAAGAGCTCAGCATCAACCCAAACTCACCAAACCCTTTCGATGAACTAACAATCATCTCTCTCCTCTTCAATTTCGTCGAAACTATCTTAACCTATACCTCTAATAGTTCCAACTATTCAACGATCAAAATCCCTAACTCCGATTCATCCAAGATCGGCGGTCTTAAAGACATAGTCAACACCGTGATTCTCACTCTCTCGTTCGTTGTTTGCGTCTACGAAGCTCCTCTGTATCTCCGTGAAAACTGCCTCAATACCCTCAAGAACCATTTGATTACTTGTCATACACGGCGAGCTACTATATCTCTGATGAAGCTTCTAGGGTCTAATTTGGAAGAGCAGTGGATGAGAACAGTGAATCTAGCGTTTACAAATTGGATCATCGAGCAGCGTCGTAGTCAGTCAACCAAGATCACAACAACTCCTTTGTTCTCTTACGCTGTTTCGGCTTATGGATTGTGGAAAGTGCAATTGTATTGTCCCGTTGAAGCCATGGAAGTAGAGAGATCGAGCAACCCAACGGCTGATTCGAGATTGTTGTTCTCTCTCAAGTTTAATCAGCTTGAAGGTGTGATGCAGTTCAATCACAAAGTTGTAGTTAGAGACAATTGGATCGATGTGATCGTGAAGATAGACAACATCAG ATACGATGTAATAAAGCTTGTAAACGAGAAACTGATGTCGAGAAGAGGAGCAGGGGAGCACGAAAAGCATTTCCCATCAAGGATCTCTCTGCAACTAACTCCTACTCTCCAAACCGATTTCATTAGCGTTTCGGTTAGCAAATCATCAAACAATCCGGGAAGAGAGTTTGAAGTCGAGAGATCTATTGAAGGCTCGTTCGATCCACCAAACTCACTAGGCTTAAGAGTTGCTGGACGAGAAGCCTCAACCATGACAATGACCCCGTGGAAATTAGAGCAATCTGTGCTCGGCTACACAGCTAATCTAAACTGGATCTTGTATGATAGCAGCGTTGGAGGAAGAGAGGTTTTTTCGACAAAGCCGTCACGGTTTTCAATAATGAGCCCAAGGTCTTGGTTTAAGGATAGGTATGCAAGAGCGTATCGGTCATTTACGAGGAGAGGAGGTGTGATATTTGCAGGGGACGAGTATGGAGAGAGTGTGGTGTGGAAGATTGGAAAAGGAGCATTGGGGGGAACAATGGAGTGGGAGATTAAAGGGTTTATTTGGTTGACTTACTGGCCAAATAAGTACAAGACTTTTTACCATGAGACTCGTAGATTGGAGTTTACACAGCTTCTTAATCTCACCATTGCTtaa
- the AOX2 gene encoding alternative oxidase 2 (alternative oxidase 2 (AOX2); CONTAINS InterPro DOMAIN/s: Alternative oxidase (InterPro:IPR002680); BEST Arabidopsis thaliana protein match is: alternative oxidase 1A (TAIR:AT3G22370.1); Has 1305 Blast hits to 1305 proteins in 244 species: Archae - 0; Bacteria - 111; Metazoa - 12; Fungi - 191; Plants - 373; Viruses - 0; Other Eukaryotes - 618 (source: NCBI BLink).) produces MSQLITKAALRVLLVCGRGNCNMFVSSVSSTSVMKSPYEITAPMRIHDWCGGFGDFKIGSKHVQGNFNLRWMGMSSASAMEKKDENLTVKKGQNGGGSVAVPSYWGIETAKMKITRKDGSDWPWNCFMPWETYQANLSIDLKKHHVPKNIADKVAYRIVKLLRIPTDIFFQRRYGCRAMMLETVAAVPGMVGGMLLHLKSIRKFEHSGGWIKALLEEAENERMHLMTMMELVKPKWYERLLVMLVQGIFFNSFFVCYVISPRLAHRVVGYLEEEAIHSYTEFLKDIDNGKIENVAAPAIAIDYWRLPKDATLKDVVTVIRADEAHHRDVNHFASDIRNQGKELREAAAPIGYH; encoded by the exons ATGAGTCAACTCATTACGAAAGCAGCTTTACGAGTTCTGCTTGTCTGCGGCAGAGGAAACTGTAACATGTTCGTGAGTTCTGTTTCCTCCACCTCTGTTATGAAAAGTCCGTATGAGATAACGGCACCGATGCGAATTCATGACTGGTGCGGCGGTTTTGGCGATTTCAAGATCGGCTCTAAGCATGTGCAAG GAAATTTTAACTTGAGGTGGATGGGTATGAGTTCTGCATCGgcgatggagaagaaagatgaaaatttGACGGTAAAGAAGGGTCAAAACGGCGGGGGGTCAGTAGCGGTTCCAAGTTATTGGGGAATAGAGACAGCAAAGATGAAAATTACTCGGAAAGATGGATCGGATTGGCCTTGGAACTGTTTTATG CCATGGGAGACTTATCAAGCAAATCTGTCGATAGATTTGAAGAAGCACCACGTTCCGAAGAATATCGCCGACAAAGTCGCTTACCGGATTGTCAAGCTCCTCCGTATTCCCACCGATATATTTTTTCAG AGACGATATGGATGCAGAGCGATGATGCTAGAGACAGTAGCTGCAGTACCAGGAATGGTTGGAGGAATGCTTCTTCACCTAAAATCAATCCGAAAATTCGAACATAGCGGCGGTTGGATCAAAGCATTACTCGAAGAAGCAGAGAACGAGAGGATGCATCTAATGACGATGATGGAGTTAGTCAAACCCAAATGGTACGAGCGTCTTCTAGTGATGCTTGTTCAAGGAATAttcttcaactcttttttcgtttgttaCGTGATTTCCCCGCGGTTAGCTCATAGGGTCGTTGGATATTTAGAGGAAGAAGCTATACATTCTTACACCGAGTTTCTTAAAGATATCGACAATGGGAAGATCGAGAATGTTGCCGCGCCCGCGATTGCTATTGATTATTGGAGATTGCCTAAAGATGCTACGTTGAAAGATGTTGTAACGGTGATTCGTGCTGATGAAGCTCATCATCGAGATGTCAACCATTTTGCTTCT GACATTCGCAATCAAGGAAAAGAGTTGCGAGAAGCAGCAGCTCCGATTGGTTATCACTAA
- a CDS encoding neuronal PAS domain protein — protein sequence MMSEKFPDVFTWIQNIPQITKWRTTSLPFCICPSTSDFPNSTLNLTAQKSPSPKVVTFSIIVQSNNHSPLYLWTTKQELSINPNSPNPFDELTIISLLFNFVETILTYTSNSSNYSTIKIPNSDSSKIGGLKDIVNTVILTLSFVVCVYEAPLYLRENCLNTLKNHLITCHTRRATISLMKLLGSNLEEQWMRTVNLAFTNWIIEQRRSQSTKITTTPLFSYAVSAYGLWKVQLYCPVEAMEVERSSNPTADSRLLFSLKFNQLEGVMQFNHKVVVRDNWIDVIVKIDNIRYDVIKLVNEKLMSRRGAGEHEKHFPSRISLQLTPTLQTDFISVSVSKSSNNPGREFEVERSIEGSFDPPNSLGLRVAGREASTMTMTPWKLEQSVLGYTANLNWILYDSSVGGREVFSTKPSRFSIMSPRSWFKDRYARAYRSFTRRGGVIFAGDEYGESVVWKIGKGALGGTMEWEIKGFIWLTYWPNKYKTFYHETRRLEFTQLLNLTIA from the exons atgatgtccGAGAAGTTCCCTGATGTATTCACTTGGATACAAAACATCCCACAGATCACCAAATGGCGCACAACTTCTCTTCCCTTTTGCATTTGCCCTTCAACTTCTGATTTTCCAAATTCAACCCTAAATCTCACAGCACAAAAGAGCCCTAGCCCTAAAGTTGTCACTTTCTCCATCATCGTCCAATCCAATAATCATTCTCCTTTGTATCTTTGGACCACTAAACAAGAGCTCAGCATCAACCCAAACTCACCAAACCCTTTCGATGAACTAACAATCATCTCTCTCCTCTTCAATTTCGTCGAAACTATCTTAACCTATACCTCTAATAGTTCCAACTATTCAACGATCAAAATCCCTAACTCCGATTCATCCAAGATCGGCGGTCTTAAAGACATAGTCAACACCGTGATTCTCACTCTCTCGTTCGTTGTTTGCGTCTACGAAGCTCCTCTGTATCTCCGTGAAAACTGCCTCAATACCCTCAAGAACCATTTGATTACTTGTCATACACGGCGAGCTACTATATCTCTGATGAAGCTTCTAGGGTCTAATTTGGAAGAGCAGTGGATGAGAACAGTGAATCTAGCGTTTACAAATTGGATCATCGAGCAGCGTCGTAGTCAGTCAACCAAGATCACAACAACTCCTTTGTTCTCTTACGCTGTTTCGGCTTATGGATTGTGGAAAGTGCAATTGTATTGTCCCGTTGAAGCCATGGAAGTAGAGAGATCGAGCAACCCAACGGCTGATTCGAGATTGTTGTTCTCTCTCAAGTTTAATCAGCTTGAAGGTGTGATGCAGTTCAATCACAAAGTTGTAGTTAGAGACAATTGGATCGATGTGATCGTGAAGATAGACAACATCAG ATACGATGTAATAAAGCTTGTAAACGAGAAACTGATGTCGAGAAGAGGAGCAGGGGAGCACGAAAAGCATTTCCCATCAAGGATCTCTCTGCAACTAACTCCTACTCTCCAAACCGATTTCATTAGCGTTTCGGTTAGCAAATCATCAAACAATCCGGGAAGAGAGTTTGAAGTCGAGAGATCTATTGAAGGCTCGTTCGATCCACCAAACTCACTAGGCTTAAGAGTTGCTGGACGAGAAGCCTCAACCATGACAATGACCCCGTGGAAATTAGAGCAATCTGTGCTCGGCTACACAGCTAATCTAAACTGGATCTTGTATGATAGCAGCGTTGGAGGAAGAGAGGTTTTTTCGACAAAGCCGTCACGGTTTTCAATAATGAGCCCAAGGTCTTGGTTTAAGGATAGGTATGCAAGAGCGTATCGGTCATTTACGAGGAGAGGAGGTGTGATATTTGCAGGGGACGAGTATGGAGAGAGTGTGGTGTGGAAGATTGGAAAAGGAGCATTGGGGGGAACAATGGAGTGGGAGATTAAAGGGTTTATTTGGTTGACTTACTGGCCAAATAAGTACAAGACTTTTTACCATGAGACTCGTAGATTGGAGTTTACACAGCTTCTTAATCTCACCATTGCTtaa